The following coding sequences are from one Deinococcus betulae window:
- the lepB gene encoding signal peptidase I, with translation MTGDWRRAWRWVREWLQPLAVALLLTQFGASAVRVDGASMLPALRHGEWLVVGTAAGWAHRLGLGGYARGDIVVFKPPREAAYEWTNVYRGLPLPWRYRHFLVKRVAGLPGDRVALRGGVVWVNGQPLPEEATQTYWAAFCPDTTSLVANSVAASPTRTTLAEVTVPLGHYFVLGDNRSPGGSLDSRTFGPVPVADIAGRAAASVWPLLRPERAVPPCDGQPQPERRVKLEGETQVGPRLLQGTH, from the coding sequence ATGACAGGTGACTGGCGGCGCGCCTGGCGCTGGGTGCGCGAGTGGCTTCAGCCTCTCGCTGTTGCCCTGCTGCTGACCCAGTTTGGTGCCTCCGCCGTGCGGGTGGACGGCGCCAGTATGTTGCCCGCTCTGCGCCACGGTGAATGGTTGGTGGTGGGCACTGCGGCCGGCTGGGCGCACCGCCTGGGGCTGGGCGGCTACGCGCGGGGTGACATCGTGGTCTTCAAGCCGCCGCGTGAGGCGGCCTACGAATGGACCAACGTGTACCGCGGCCTGCCGCTGCCCTGGCGGTACCGGCATTTTCTGGTCAAGCGGGTGGCGGGGCTGCCTGGGGACCGTGTGGCGCTGCGCGGCGGCGTGGTGTGGGTGAACGGCCAGCCTCTGCCCGAGGAAGCCACCCAGACTTACTGGGCCGCCTTTTGCCCCGATACCACCAGTCTGGTGGCCAACAGCGTGGCGGCCAGCCCTACCCGGACGACTCTGGCCGAGGTGACGGTGCCGCTGGGGCATTACTTCGTGCTGGGCGATAACCGCAGCCCCGGCGGCAGCCTGGACAGCCGCACCTTTGGCCCAGTGCCGGTGGCCGACATCGCTGGCCGCGCCGCAGCCAGCGTGTGGCCCCTCCTGCGCCCCGAGCGCGCGGTGCCGCCCTGCGACGGCCAGCCGCAGCCCGAACGCCGCGTGAAACTGGAGGGTGAGACCCAGGTTGGTCCCCGCCTGCTTCAAGGCACGCATTGA
- a CDS encoding sensor histidine kinase yields MIRVMGAPAPPARRLHRGALGDLLDPATYRAALYVLLSLPVGGAVAGLLTAAVVGGLLTLPVVIGAGFLLAALWLVSALGDVQRVLIGLLGVRVARPAAPAGPGGLLGWLGATLANPVTYRTLLFHVIQLPLSLVCWVVLCTLLAIQVLGLGAPLWAMNSAVPVVWGEWTLRPGALSVAGLMLAGAGALLVSAGVLSVMGRMWTRLGVALLAPDGDEAARREVVALRRAAGRVALGDDLNATLADLTEQAWQASTALAVALDAPDGSRRAVSGVPGAWPAAQEPGPAPGEASVHALPGGGWLATLPVTLPASAGTLDGGTLRAWYPAGGRPSADELAFLLSIADHAGTALHAAQLIERAGARAGEQERARLARELHDSVAQALYGITLGAKTARATLERDPAKTRQSLDYTIRLAEGGVSEMKALLFSLRPDALEEGGLIAALTQHAHALEARHGLTVHADLRAEPDLDPDAQAAAYRVMQEALHNVVKHARAHTVWLGVAQEGRWVTLSVRDDGRGFDPQAQGRGTLGQRSMRERAAGAGGHLQVTSEPGQGSAVTLTLPRVLPGGGA; encoded by the coding sequence ATGATAAGGGTCATGGGAGCACCTGCGCCGCCTGCCCGCCGCCTGCACCGCGGCGCGCTGGGCGACCTGCTGGACCCTGCGACCTACCGCGCCGCCCTATACGTGCTGCTCTCACTGCCGGTGGGCGGCGCGGTGGCGGGGCTGCTGACTGCGGCTGTGGTGGGCGGGCTGCTGACCCTGCCCGTGGTGATTGGGGCCGGGTTCCTGCTGGCCGCGCTGTGGCTGGTCTCGGCGCTGGGCGACGTGCAGCGCGTCCTGATTGGGTTGCTGGGGGTGCGGGTGGCGCGGCCAGCGGCCCCAGCAGGACCGGGCGGGCTGCTGGGCTGGCTGGGGGCCACGCTGGCCAATCCGGTCACCTACCGCACGCTGCTGTTTCACGTCATCCAGTTGCCGCTGAGCCTGGTGTGCTGGGTGGTGCTGTGTACCCTGCTCGCTATTCAGGTGCTGGGGCTGGGGGCGCCGCTGTGGGCCATGAACAGCGCCGTGCCCGTGGTTTGGGGCGAGTGGACGCTGCGGCCCGGCGCGCTGTCGGTGGCGGGGCTCATGCTGGCGGGCGCCGGCGCCCTGCTGGTCAGCGCCGGCGTCCTGAGCGTCATGGGCCGCATGTGGACCCGTCTGGGTGTCGCGCTGCTGGCCCCGGACGGCGACGAGGCCGCGCGGCGCGAGGTCGTGGCGCTGCGCCGGGCGGCGGGCCGGGTGGCCCTGGGTGACGACCTCAACGCCACCCTGGCTGACCTGACTGAACAGGCCTGGCAGGCCAGCACGGCGCTGGCGGTGGCGCTGGACGCGCCGGACGGCTCGCGCCGCGCGGTCAGTGGTGTGCCTGGGGCCTGGCCCGCCGCCCAGGAGCCGGGGCCTGCCCCTGGCGAGGCGAGCGTGCACGCGCTGCCCGGCGGCGGCTGGCTGGCCACCCTGCCCGTCACGCTGCCGGCGTCGGCCGGCACGCTGGACGGCGGCACCTTGCGCGCGTGGTATCCGGCTGGGGGCCGGCCCAGCGCCGATGAGCTGGCGTTTTTGCTGTCCATTGCCGACCACGCCGGCACTGCGCTGCACGCCGCGCAACTTATCGAGCGGGCCGGGGCGCGGGCCGGTGAACAGGAGCGCGCCCGCCTGGCCCGCGAACTGCACGACAGCGTGGCCCAGGCCCTGTACGGCATCACACTGGGGGCCAAGACCGCCCGCGCCACCCTGGAACGCGACCCGGCCAAGACCCGCCAGAGTCTGGACTACACCATCCGCCTGGCCGAGGGCGGCGTCTCGGAAATGAAGGCCCTGCTGTTCAGCCTGCGCCCTGACGCGCTGGAAGAGGGTGGGCTGATCGCCGCCCTGACCCAGCACGCGCACGCCCTGGAAGCCCGCCACGGCCTGACCGTTCACGCCGACCTGCGCGCCGAGCCTGACCTGGACCCCGACGCCCAGGCCGCCGCCTACCGCGTGATGCAAGAAGCGCTGCACAACGTGGTCAAGCACGCCCGCGCCCACACGGTCTGGCTGGGTGTGGCCCAGGAGGGCCGCTGGGTGACCCTGAGCGTGCGCGACGATGGCCGGGGTTTTGACCCGCAGGCGCAGGGGCGCGGCACCCTGGGCCAGCGCTCCATGCGCGAGCGGGCGGCGGGGGCCGGGGGGCACCTTCAGGTCACCTCTGAGCCTGGCCAGGGCAGCGCCGTGACCCTGACCCTGCCCCGGGTGCTGCCCGGAGGCGGCGCATGA
- a CDS encoding DUF4097 family beta strand repeat-containing protein yields MTTLPPSRPLLPVLGRMALGLGLVAGGLGIFWQASPRSLTPGMSVQSTPLSVPLDGPLPLDLASSAALSFNGDRVNVQLSALPAGSDQAVQGHVYHRARNPVQAEVSRQGRAITARVALIVSPVPVQVVVVNGPEPVQHRLTLGLARGLPLRLSSVTTSGEQVLALAALRVQALNLRTESGRVNLDLPGRPAGPVSVVTRSGDVTLTAPVGSAPDALRVNTTSGDQVLNLGSLTTQTLGVGSGSGQVRVTLPAVSGRASVTTGSGDIVLSATPRTRGALDIRTQSGRVTLRLPEALRTRVRFADRDTVNWPRGAPVSPTPALDIFVDAPRGDITLTPLEETR; encoded by the coding sequence ATGACCACGCTGCCGCCGTCCCGGCCACTGCTGCCGGTGCTGGGGCGCATGGCGCTGGGCCTGGGGCTGGTGGCTGGGGGCCTGGGGATTTTCTGGCAGGCCTCGCCGCGCAGCCTGACCCCCGGCATGAGCGTGCAGAGTACGCCGCTGTCGGTGCCGCTGGACGGGCCGCTGCCACTGGACCTGGCCAGCAGCGCCGCGCTGAGTTTTAACGGCGACCGGGTCAACGTGCAGCTGTCTGCGCTGCCCGCAGGCAGTGACCAGGCGGTGCAGGGGCACGTGTACCACCGCGCGCGCAACCCCGTGCAGGCGGAGGTCTCCCGCCAGGGCCGCGCGATCACCGCGCGGGTGGCCCTGATTGTCAGTCCGGTGCCTGTTCAGGTGGTGGTGGTCAATGGCCCCGAACCGGTGCAGCACCGCCTGACCCTGGGGCTGGCGCGGGGGCTGCCGCTGAGGCTGAGCAGCGTGACCACCAGCGGTGAGCAGGTTCTGGCGCTGGCCGCCTTGCGGGTCCAGGCGCTGAACTTGAGAACCGAGAGCGGGCGGGTCAATCTGGACTTGCCAGGGCGCCCCGCAGGCCCGGTCAGCGTGGTGACGCGCAGCGGCGACGTGACCCTGACCGCCCCCGTCGGCAGCGCGCCGGACGCCCTGCGGGTCAACACCACCAGCGGTGACCAGGTGCTGAACCTGGGCAGCCTGACGACCCAGACGCTGGGCGTGGGCAGCGGGAGCGGTCAGGTGAGGGTGACCCTGCCAGCCGTGTCAGGCCGGGCGTCGGTGACCACCGGCAGCGGCGATATCGTGCTCAGCGCCACGCCCCGCACCAGAGGCGCGCTGGACATCCGCACGCAGAGCGGGCGCGTCACGCTGCGGCTGCCTGAGGCGCTGCGTACCCGCGTGCGCTTTGCCGACCGCGACACTGTGAACTGGCCGCGCGGCGCCCCGGTCAGCCCCACCCCGGCCCTGGACATCTTTGTGGACGCCCCACGCGGCGACATTACCCTGACCCCCCTGGAGGAAACCCGATGA
- a CDS encoding response regulator, with product MTTPAPVRVLLVDDHAVVRQGLRLFLGLDPLIDVVGEAANGEEALQAAAELRPDVVIMDLMMPVMDGITATRSLKRQHPDTEVIALTSTLEEHKVNGAIEAGAISYMLKDASSDTLADAIHAAARGEVRLHPEAARRLVRDFRGGEMRETLTPKETIVLQLLAHGYSNKDIAADQGVSEATVKTHVSRLLGKLGLDSRTQAALYALKHGVAQLDGIEL from the coding sequence ATGACCACCCCTGCCCCCGTCCGTGTGCTGTTGGTTGACGACCACGCCGTTGTTCGCCAGGGCCTGCGCCTTTTTCTGGGCCTGGACCCCCTGATTGACGTGGTGGGCGAGGCCGCCAACGGCGAAGAAGCCCTTCAGGCCGCCGCCGAGCTGCGCCCCGACGTGGTGATCATGGACCTGATGATGCCGGTCATGGACGGCATCACGGCCACCCGCAGCCTCAAGCGCCAGCACCCCGACACCGAAGTGATTGCCCTGACCAGCACCCTGGAAGAGCACAAGGTCAACGGCGCCATTGAGGCCGGGGCCATCAGCTACATGCTGAAAGACGCGTCCAGTGACACCCTGGCCGACGCCATTCACGCGGCGGCGCGCGGCGAGGTGCGGCTGCACCCCGAAGCGGCCCGGCGGCTGGTGCGCGACTTTCGGGGCGGCGAGATGCGCGAGACCCTCACGCCTAAAGAAACGATTGTGTTGCAGCTGTTGGCCCACGGTTACAGCAACAAAGACATTGCCGCTGACCAGGGCGTCAGCGAAGCCACCGTTAAGACCCATGTGTCGCGCCTGCTGGGCAAACTGGGTCTGGACAGCCGCACCCAGGCGGCGCTGTACGCCCTGAAACACGGCGTCGCCCAGTTAGATGGGATAGAGCTGTAA
- a CDS encoding CPBP family intramembrane glutamic endopeptidase: protein MTVPPAQPDLTAPATSPGSRPIRAVDGNRAALGLLAVQNVASAALLALGVPLGTALLLAFCVVVLTGVLLFRPALRALTQDTRWRTPPAWGIALAAFVLAFLASRAFVLAFVTLFPQSAESVPQFLSRGADLWVLLLAAGLLVPFAEEVAFRGLLMRGHERAAGFGVAALTSTLVFSLAHGVPASVVGILPLAYVLARLVQHTGSLWNSVIVHALNNTLAVGLGSLLAGRLPANQEQATELLKNPALAVPLSIGAALFGTVVLVVLHLWLTPKPDSQERSAPGPWLSASLVAIVLFGVLAALATLPGVMGWLTSVRDALR from the coding sequence ATGACGGTGCCGCCTGCTCAGCCTGACCTGACTGCCCCAGCCACTTCGCCGGGGTCCCGCCCCATCCGGGCCGTGGATGGCAACCGCGCGGCGCTGGGGCTGCTGGCGGTGCAGAACGTGGCCTCGGCGGCGCTGCTGGCCCTGGGGGTGCCGCTGGGAACTGCGCTGCTGCTGGCCTTCTGCGTGGTGGTGCTGACTGGCGTGCTGCTGTTTCGCCCAGCTCTGCGGGCGCTGACCCAGGACACGCGCTGGCGCACGCCCCCGGCCTGGGGAATTGCTCTGGCCGCGTTCGTGCTGGCTTTTCTGGCCTCACGGGCGTTCGTGCTGGCTTTTGTCACCCTGTTTCCCCAGTCGGCCGAGAGCGTTCCGCAGTTTCTGAGCCGTGGGGCCGACCTGTGGGTGCTGCTGCTGGCAGCGGGCCTGCTGGTGCCCTTTGCTGAGGAGGTGGCCTTCCGCGGTCTGCTGATGCGCGGTCACGAGCGCGCCGCTGGCTTTGGGGTGGCGGCCCTGACCAGCACTTTGGTGTTTTCGCTGGCCCACGGCGTGCCGGCCAGCGTGGTGGGCATTCTGCCGCTGGCCTATGTGCTGGCCCGCCTGGTGCAGCACACCGGCAGCCTCTGGAACAGCGTGATTGTCCACGCCCTGAACAACACGCTGGCAGTGGGGCTGGGCAGCCTGCTGGCGGGGCGCCTGCCCGCCAATCAGGAGCAGGCCACCGAGCTGCTGAAAAATCCCGCGCTGGCGGTGCCCCTTTCGATCGGCGCTGCCCTGTTCGGCACGGTGGTCCTGGTGGTCCTGCACCTGTGGCTGACCCCCAAACCAGACTCTCAGGAACGCAGTGCGCCGGGGCCGTGGCTCAGCGCCTCGCTGGTGGCGATCGTGCTGTTTGGGGTGCTGGCGGCCCTGGCCACCCTGCCGGGTGTGATGGGCTGGCTGACTTCTGTGCGCGATGCCCTGCGCTAA
- a CDS encoding gluconeogenesis factor YvcK family protein, translating to MSGPPLPREQGRRAPLVGGPEPLGTDALTTGSLGTETLRRGRRATRRARMWMSPGLGVKRWLTLFVVCTFIGAVGVLHFTWTGPLHFAATRWILWVNHLVSPEIMPLYTGGMALMLLALFGALWSIMMLNRSVLRGTGTAPEQAVDLMYQRRHLARGPRIVAVGGGTGLSNLLSGLRVHTGNTTAIVAVSDDGGSSGRLRASLDMIAPGDLTDCYAALSDSPVMARLLLHRFERGDGLEGHTFGNLLLATLSEEQGGLSEAMLDIHEVLRIRGRVYPATTQPATLVARLSDGRVLRGESGFAAQVGDAQIQDVRLDPPALPALPEVLHAIREADQIVLGPGSLYTSIIPALLVPDIAREIRAAPAPVIYVASLMTEPGETDDLTLEEHVQAITRHLGRAPDCVLVNSAVPPRDVTARYAQNGAHLLNLSGAGRDLRGRAVVLPLLQPGQARHDPAALAQALLHAAPKRDQN from the coding sequence ATGAGCGGCCCTCCCCTGCCGCGCGAGCAGGGCAGGCGGGCGCCGCTGGTGGGCGGGCCGGAACCGCTGGGCACCGACGCCCTGACCACAGGGTCACTGGGCACTGAGACCCTGCGCCGGGGCCGCCGGGCCACTCGGCGCGCCAGAATGTGGATGTCGCCGGGCCTGGGGGTCAAGCGCTGGCTGACCCTGTTCGTGGTGTGTACGTTTATCGGCGCCGTGGGCGTGCTGCACTTTACCTGGACCGGCCCGCTGCACTTTGCGGCCACCCGCTGGATTCTGTGGGTCAACCACCTTGTCAGCCCCGAAATCATGCCGCTGTACACGGGCGGCATGGCCCTGATGCTGCTCGCGCTGTTCGGGGCCCTGTGGAGCATCATGATGCTCAACCGCTCGGTGCTGCGCGGCACCGGCACCGCCCCCGAGCAGGCGGTGGACCTGATGTACCAGCGCCGCCACCTTGCGCGGGGTCCCCGCATCGTGGCGGTGGGCGGCGGCACCGGCCTGAGCAATCTGCTGTCCGGGCTGCGCGTCCACACCGGAAACACCACCGCCATCGTGGCCGTCTCAGACGACGGCGGCTCGTCGGGTCGGCTGCGGGCGTCCCTGGACATGATCGCGCCCGGCGACCTGACCGACTGCTACGCCGCCCTCTCGGACAGCCCGGTCATGGCCCGGCTGCTGCTGCACCGCTTTGAACGCGGCGACGGCCTGGAAGGCCATACCTTCGGCAACCTGCTGCTCGCCACCCTGAGCGAGGAGCAGGGAGGCCTAAGTGAGGCCATGCTGGACATTCACGAGGTGCTGCGGATTCGCGGCCGGGTGTATCCGGCCACCACCCAGCCGGCCACACTCGTCGCCCGCCTGAGTGACGGCCGGGTGCTGCGCGGCGAGAGCGGCTTCGCGGCCCAGGTGGGGGACGCCCAGATTCAGGACGTGCGCCTGGACCCCCCGGCGCTGCCCGCCCTGCCCGAGGTGCTGCACGCCATTCGTGAAGCCGATCAGATTGTGCTGGGGCCAGGGAGCCTGTACACCAGCATCATTCCGGCGCTGCTGGTGCCCGATATCGCCCGCGAAATTCGCGCGGCGCCGGCGCCCGTCATCTATGTGGCCAGCCTGATGACCGAACCCGGCGAAACAGACGACCTGACCCTTGAGGAGCATGTGCAGGCGATTACCCGGCACTTGGGCCGCGCCCCGGACTGCGTGCTGGTCAACAGCGCCGTGCCGCCGCGCGACGTGACGGCCCGCTACGCCCAGAACGGCGCCCACCTGCTGAACCTCAGTGGCGCGGGGCGCGACCTGCGCGGGCGCGCAGTGGTGCTGCCACTGCTACAACCGGGGCAGGCCCGCCACGACCCGGCAGCGTTGGCCCAGGCCCTGCTGCACGCCGCCCCAAAACGCGACCAGAATTGA
- the rapZ gene encoding RNase adapter RapZ, with amino-acid sequence MPFVVVSGLSGSGKSTALRTLEDAGFFITDNLPPELWGAMHDLVTARSLKCVAISTDARTRDFLGALETSYTRLSRRREDLRVLFLEAHSDVLLKRYNFTRREHPLGENLMVDFARERDLLAPLRAIADTVIDTTDLSAKELAERVRGLFRLENSFTLRLMSFGFKHAPPRDADMVLDVRSLPNPYYNPALRPKTGLDAGVARYAFGDEAAEQFYTELRDFVRVAAERARAAGRHGYTVAVGCTGGQHRSVAVAARLAQDLEDLNVNVMDHRDMKVDGE; translated from the coding sequence ATGCCCTTTGTGGTCGTGTCTGGCCTGTCCGGCAGTGGAAAAAGCACCGCGCTGCGTACCCTAGAGGACGCCGGCTTCTTTATCACGGACAATCTGCCCCCGGAACTCTGGGGGGCCATGCACGACCTGGTGACGGCCCGGAGCCTCAAGTGCGTGGCCATCAGCACCGACGCGCGCACCCGCGACTTTCTGGGGGCGCTGGAAACCAGTTACACCCGCCTGTCACGCCGCCGCGAGGACCTGCGGGTGCTGTTTCTAGAAGCCCATTCCGACGTGCTGCTCAAGCGCTACAACTTTACGCGGCGCGAGCATCCACTGGGCGAGAACCTGATGGTGGATTTTGCCCGTGAGCGTGACCTGCTGGCGCCCCTGCGCGCCATTGCCGATACCGTGATCGACACCACCGACCTGAGTGCCAAGGAACTGGCCGAGCGGGTGAGGGGTCTGTTCCGGCTGGAAAACAGCTTTACCCTGCGCCTGATGTCGTTTGGCTTCAAGCACGCGCCCCCGCGTGACGCGGACATGGTGCTGGACGTGCGTTCTTTGCCCAACCCCTACTACAACCCTGCCCTGCGCCCCAAAACGGGGCTGGACGCCGGGGTGGCGCGCTACGCCTTTGGCGACGAGGCCGCCGAGCAGTTTTACACCGAGCTGCGCGACTTCGTGCGGGTGGCCGCCGAGCGGGCGCGGGCGGCGGGCCGGCACGGCTACACGGTGGCGGTGGGCTGCACGGGCGGCCAGCACCGCAGCGTGGCGGTGGCCGCCCGGCTGGCGCAGGACCTTGAGGACCTGAACGTCAACGTGATGGACCACCGCGACATGAAAGTGGACGGAGAATGA
- a CDS encoding ABC transporter ATP-binding protein has protein sequence MTSITPDPSAPLLRRFLGYYRPYWRLFLLDFSCAVLSGILELGFPIAVQLFIDRLLPGQNWGAIVAASLGLVGLYVLNTGLLSVVTYWGHMLGINIETEMRRKAFDHLQKLSLTFFDSQKTGHLVARLTKDLEEIGEVAHHGPEDLFIAVMTLLGAFFLMFQVNANLALVALVVVPLTTCLTSFYGGRLTRNWQELYSRVGGFNARIEENVGGIRVVQAFANEAHERQLFAQDNRRYRQTKLDAYRLMAANLSLSYLSMRLTQTVVMVAGSYFVLRGQLTPGEFVGFLLLVNVFFRPIEKINAVLETYPKGIAGFRRYTELLDIVPDIADRPGAQAAPALRGAVRYDQVEFTYTGSQPVLRSVTLDIPAGETVAFVGPSGAGKTTLCSLLPRFYEVGAGAVTIDGTDVRDFTLASLRSQIGIVQQDVFLFAGTLRENIAYGRLEAPETEIWTAARRARLDDWIATLPDSLDTVIGERGVKLSGGQKQRLAIARIFLKNPPILILDEATSALDTETERAIQAALTELARGRTTLIIAHRLATIQGADRIVVVENGQVTEQGQHDTLLARGGRYARLHAAQRLDVA, from the coding sequence ATGACATCCATCACCCCTGACCCTTCTGCCCCGCTGCTGCGCCGATTCCTGGGCTATTACCGCCCCTACTGGCGCCTCTTTCTGCTGGATTTCTCGTGCGCCGTGCTGTCTGGCATTCTGGAACTCGGCTTTCCCATCGCCGTTCAGCTCTTTATTGACCGGCTGTTGCCTGGCCAGAACTGGGGCGCTATTGTCGCTGCCTCTTTGGGGCTGGTGGGCCTGTACGTGCTGAACACGGGCCTGCTGTCGGTGGTGACCTACTGGGGCCACATGCTGGGCATCAACATCGAAACCGAGATGCGCCGCAAGGCCTTTGACCACCTGCAAAAGCTGTCACTGACCTTCTTCGACTCGCAGAAGACCGGGCATCTGGTCGCCCGGCTGACCAAAGACCTCGAAGAGATTGGCGAGGTGGCCCACCACGGCCCGGAAGACCTGTTCATCGCCGTGATGACGCTGCTGGGCGCTTTTTTCCTGATGTTTCAGGTGAATGCCAACCTGGCCCTGGTGGCCCTGGTGGTGGTGCCGCTGACCACCTGCCTGACCAGCTTTTACGGTGGCCGCCTGACCCGCAACTGGCAGGAACTGTACAGCCGGGTGGGCGGGTTTAACGCCCGCATTGAGGAAAATGTGGGTGGCATCCGCGTGGTGCAGGCCTTTGCCAACGAGGCCCACGAGCGCCAGCTGTTCGCGCAGGACAACCGCCGCTACCGCCAGACCAAGCTGGACGCCTACCGGCTGATGGCCGCCAACCTCTCGCTCAGCTACCTGTCCATGCGCCTGACCCAGACAGTCGTGATGGTGGCGGGCAGTTACTTCGTGCTGCGGGGCCAGCTGACACCAGGCGAGTTTGTGGGCTTCCTGCTGCTGGTGAACGTGTTCTTCCGCCCCATCGAGAAGATCAACGCGGTGCTGGAAACCTATCCCAAGGGCATTGCCGGCTTTCGCCGCTACACCGAACTGCTCGACATTGTCCCGGACATTGCAGACCGGCCTGGGGCGCAGGCGGCGCCGGCCCTGCGCGGCGCGGTGCGCTATGACCAGGTGGAGTTCACTTACACGGGGTCCCAGCCGGTGCTGCGCAGCGTGACGCTGGACATTCCCGCCGGCGAGACCGTGGCTTTTGTCGGTCCGTCGGGTGCAGGCAAGACCACGCTCTGTTCCCTGCTGCCCCGTTTTTACGAGGTCGGTGCAGGCGCCGTGACGATTGACGGCACCGATGTCCGGGACTTCACGCTGGCCTCGCTGCGGTCCCAGATTGGCATCGTGCAGCAGGACGTCTTTCTGTTCGCCGGCACCCTGCGCGAGAACATCGCCTACGGGCGGCTGGAGGCCCCCGAGACCGAGATCTGGACCGCCGCCCGCCGCGCGCGCCTGGACGACTGGATCGCCACGCTGCCAGACAGCCTGGACACCGTGATCGGCGAGCGGGGCGTCAAACTCTCGGGCGGACAGAAGCAGCGCCTGGCCATTGCCCGCATCTTTCTGAAAAACCCGCCGATCCTGATTCTGGACGAGGCCACCTCGGCCCTGGACACCGAAACCGAGCGGGCCATTCAGGCCGCCCTGACCGAACTGGCGCGCGGGCGCACCACGCTGATTATCGCCCACCGCCTGGCGACCATCCAGGGCGCCGACCGCATCGTGGTCGTAGAAAACGGCCAGGTGACCGAGCAGGGGCAGCACGACACCCTGCTGGCCAGGGGTGGCCGCTACGCCCGGTTGCACGCCGCGCAGCGGCTGGACGTCGCGTAA